One Oncorhynchus keta strain PuntledgeMale-10-30-2019 chromosome 11, Oket_V2, whole genome shotgun sequence DNA window includes the following coding sequences:
- the LOC118390382 gene encoding sororin-like, whose translation MTNETPQPVLADSTFQPRRRSMRLTSPNDNVPNSAPTDAVKRHITVRKIAPKKTQVNVPSEDHTENEQRLIEGSPKKSQIYTPGPAQVPTPKATMLSPILAPSPPCPQAAANPEDSAWSQKVRRSDTRLSLGDPSFESHQAMYSSSPQRRETRFGFEKLQTPQVLRKVEKFRVGPEASRSLCGVSSFTLLVGDNSVAPEPDFNIPGVAVVKEKRRRKKVPQIKLAELDDLAAKMNAEFEEAEGFELLVE comes from the exons ATTCTACCTTCCAGCCACGAAGGAGGTCAATGCGGTTGACCTCTCCAAATGATAATGTCCCCAACTCT GCTCCTACAGATGCCGTAAAACGCCACATCACTGTGAGGAAGATTGCACCCAAGAAAACACAAGTCAAT GTCCCCTCTGAGGACCACACAGAAAATGAACAAAGATTGATTGAAGGCAGTCCTAAGAAGTCCCAAATCTATACCCCAGGACCTGCCCAGGTCCCTACACCCAAAGCCACCATGCTCTCCCCGATCTTGGCCCCCTCACCACCCTGTCCACAGGCTGCAGCAAACCCAGAAGACTCAGCATGGTCACAAAAGGTGCGGAGGTCTGATACCCGCCTAAGCCTAGGGGACCCTTCATTTGAAAGTCACCAGGCCATGTACTCCTCATCTCCTCAGCGTCGGGAGACCCGGTTTGGATTTGAGAAGCTTCAGACACCTCAGGTTCTCCGCAAGGTTGAGAAGTTCAGGGTGGGCCCTGAAGCCTCCAGGTCTCTCTGTGGAGTCAGCTCCTTCACCCTGCTGGTAGGGGACAACAGTGTTGCTCCAGAGCCAGATTTCAATATCCCTGGTGTCGCTGTggtaaaggagaagaggaggaggaagaaggttCCTCAAATAAAA CTGGCAGAGCTGGATGACCTTGCGGCAAAGATGAATGCGGAGTTTGAAGAGGCAGAAGGATTTGAATTG